One segment of Macaca fascicularis isolate 582-1 chromosome 4, T2T-MFA8v1.1 DNA contains the following:
- the NHLRC1 gene encoding E3 ubiquitin-protein ligase NHLRC1: MAAEASESEPALQELMREAEISLLECKVCFEKFGHRQQRRPRNLSCGHVVCLACVAALAHPRTLALECPFCRRACRGCDTSDCLPVLHLIELLGSALRQSPAAHRAAPSAPGALTCHHTFGGWGTLVNPTGLALCPKTGRVVVVHDGRRRVKIFDSGGGCAHQFGEKGDASQDIRYPVDVTITNDCHVVVTDAGDRSIKVFDFFGQIKLVIGGQFSLPWGVETTPQNGIVVTDAEAGSLHLLDVDFAEGVLRRTEKLQAHLCSPRGVAVSWLTGAIAVLEHPLALGTGVCSTRVKVFSSSMQLVGQVDTFGLSLYFPSKITASAVTFDHQGNVIVADTSGPAIFCLGKPEEFPVLKPMVTHGLSHPVALTFTKENSLLVLDTASHSIKVYKVDWG; the protein is encoded by the coding sequence ATGGCGGCCGAAGCCTCGGAGAGCGAGCCGGCTCTGCAGGAGCTCATGCGCGAGGCGGAGATCAGCCTGCTGGAGTGCAAGGTGTGCTTTGAGAAGTTTGGCCACCGGCAGCAGCGGCGCCCGCGCAACCTGTCCTGCGGCCACGTGGTCTGCCTGGCCTGCGTGGCCGCCCTGGCGCACCCGCGCACGCTGGCCCTCGAGTGCCCATTCTGCAGGCGAGCCTGCCGGGGCTGCGACACCAGCGACTGCCTGCCGGTGCTGCACCTCAtagagctcctgggctcagcgCTTCGCCAGTCCCCGGCCGCCCACCGCGCCGCCCCCAGCGCCCCCGGAGccctcacctgccaccatacctttGGCGGCTGGGGGACCCTGGTCAACCCCACCGGACTGGCGCTTTGTCCCAAGACGGGGCGGGTCGTGGTGGTGCACGACGGCAGGAGGCGTGTCAAGATTTTTGACTCTGGGGGAGGATGCGCGCATCAGTTTGGAGAGAAGGGGGACGCTTCCCAAGACATTAGGTATCCTGTGGATGTCACCATCACCAACGACTGCCATGTGGTTGTCACTGACGCCGGCGATCGCTCCATCaaagtgtttgatttttttggcCAGATCAAGCTTGTCATTGGAGGCCAATTCTCCTTACCTTGGGGTGTGGAGACCACCCCTCAGAATGGGATTGTGGTAACTGACGCGGAGGCAGGGTCCCTGCACCTCCTGGACGTCGACTTCGCGGAAGGGGTCCTTCGGAGAACTGAAAAGTTGCAAGCTCATCTGTGCAGTCCCCGAGGGGTGGCAGTGTCTTGGCTCACGGGGGCCATTGCAGTCCTGGAGCACCCCCTGGCCCTGGGGACTGGGGTTTGCAGCACCAGGGTGAAAGTGTTTAGCTCAAGTATGCAACTTGTTGGCCAGGTGGATACCTTTGGGTTGAGCCTCTATTTTCCCTCCAAAATAACTGCCTCCGCTGTGACCTTTGATCACCAGGGAAATGTAATTGTTGCAGATACCTCTGGTCCCGCTATCTTTTGCTTAGGAAAACCTGAGGAGTTTCCAGTACTGAAGCCCATGGTCACTCATGGTCTTTCCCATCCTGTGGCTCTTACCTTCACCAAGGAGAATTCTCTTCTTGTGCTCGACACAGCATCTCATTCTATAAAAGTCTATAAAGTTGACTGGGGGTGa